From a single Oreochromis niloticus isolate F11D_XX linkage group LG3, O_niloticus_UMD_NMBU, whole genome shotgun sequence genomic region:
- the LOC102075804 gene encoding uncharacterized protein LOC102075804, with translation MRVVVANIAIFILHFVPFAASLDQEVTASPGEDAILQCQGPRDVEITLLEWSKPELSDVYVFFYRNQRLYENYQHVFFKGRVELRDPSMKDGDCSVILRNVSIRDTGTYRCRITTRNTRKIKGIQSEFKHSINLTVRASGFMDEHTENGGEKVREEKVRVEKDGGKSNGYLSVITGVPIIFFIFAIPASVIIYKRLKKCMKSPEKH, from the exons ATGAGGGTTGTTGTTGCTAACATTGCAATTTTTATCTTACATTTTGTGCCCTTTGCGGCTTCTTTGGATCAAG AGGTAACTGCGAGTCCTGGAGAAGATGCCATTCTTCAGTGTCAGGGTCCCAGAGATGTGGAGATCACCCTGTTGGAGTGGAGCAAACCTGAGCTGTCCGATGTCTATGTATTCTTCTACAGAAACCAGCGCCTATATGAAAACTACCAGCATGTCTTCTTTAAAGGCCGAGTGGAGCTGAGAGATCCATCAATGAAAGATGGAGACTGTTCAGTGATCCTAAGGAATGTCAGCATCAGGGATACAGGAACATATAGGTGTCGCATTACAACCAGGAACACCAGAAAAATTAAGGGCATCCAAAGTGAGTTCAAGCACTCCATCAACCTCACAGTCAGAGCCTCAG GTTTCATGGACGAACACACTGAGAATGGAGGAGAAAAGGTTCGAGAAGAGAAGGTCAGAGTAGAGAAGGATGGAGGAAAGAGTAATGGGTATCTTTCAGTGATAACTGGTGTGccaatcattttttttatttttgctataCCTGCTAGTGTAATTATCTACAAAAGActaaaaaaatgtatgaaaagTCCTGAAAAGCACTAA
- the LOC109194422 gene encoding Fc receptor-like protein 5, producing MEKSFLLLFLISLLSYTTNQALLTVSPSSSQMFRGEFVSLSCEEDDSSAGWTLRRNTSREIRAECEEWGAAADSSCNISSVLTWDSGVYWCESREGPISNMVNLTVTGGSVILQSPVLPVMEGDDVTLLCEEKNSSNLTAAFYKDGSLIRKQPTGHMTIQHVSRSDEGLYKCDISGHGESPSSWITVTGRPANTILHPSSAPPPDPTSLNLVFRVVCHLLVFCPYFISTLLMVSLYRRRAKASLPTQAEQRQTEDFHNIVEVTTEHHF from the exons ATGGAGAAATCATTTCTTCTGCTTT ttctgatctcactgctgagctacaccacaaaccaag CTcttctgactgtgagtcccagcagctctcagatGTTTAGGGGAGAGTTTgtttctctgagctgtgaggaggacgacagctctgctggatggactctgaggagaaacacaagcagagaaatCAGAGCTGAGTGTGAGGAGTGGGGAGCAGCAGCTGATTCTTCCTGTAACATTAGCAGTGTCCTCACGtgggacagtggagtttactggtgtgagtccagagagggtcccatcagtaacatggttaacctgacagtcactg gtggatcagtgatcctgcagagtcctgtcctccctgtgatggagggagatgacgtcactctgctctgcgAAGAAAAGAATTCCTCCAACCtcacagctgctttctataaagatggctccctcatcaggaagcagcctacaggtcacatgaccatccagcatgtttccaggtctgatgaaggcctctacaagtgtgacatcagcggtcatggagagtctccatccagctggatcactgtcacag GTAGGCCTGCAAACACAATCCTACACCCATCCTCAGCACCGCCTCCTGACCCCACCTCCCTCAACCTTGTGTTCAGAGTTGTCTGTCACCTGCTGGTGTTCTGTCCATACTTCATCTCCACTCTCCTCATGGTGTCTTTATATCGACGCAGAGCCAAAG CATCCCTGCCGACCCAAGCTGAGCAGAGACAGACTGAGGACTTTCATAACATTGTGGAGGTGACCACTGAGCATCACTTCTGA